One genomic region from Biomphalaria glabrata chromosome 7, xgBioGlab47.1, whole genome shotgun sequence encodes:
- the LOC106072380 gene encoding nuclear envelope phosphatase-regulatory subunit 1-like produces MAEQTEDLKAFERRLTEVISGHQPAARFWRIIFIFVTLCTMVGAWTWLFDPETSQVSLSQSLWNHPFFTISCSILLLLFLFGIHKRVVAASIIASRCRTFLAEYNMSCDDNGKLILKPRPAP; encoded by the exons ATCTGAAGGCTTTTGAAAGAAGACTCACAGAAGTTATTAGTGGTCATCAACCAGCTGCAAGATTCTGGAGAA ttATATTTATCTTCGTCACTCTGTGCACTATGGTTGGAGCATGGACTTGGTTATTTGACCCTGAAACTTCACAG GTGTCTTTGTCACAGTCCTTGTGGAACCATCCATTCTTCACAATTAGTTGTTCAAtcttattgttattgtttctctTTGGTATACACAAAAGAGTGGTAGCAGCATCAAT AATAGCATCAAGGTGTCGAACCTTCTTAGCAGAATATAACATGTCATGTGATGAT AATGGTAAGCTAATACTAAAACCTCGGCCTGCTCCATGA